A genome region from Glycine max cultivar Williams 82 chromosome 5, Glycine_max_v4.0, whole genome shotgun sequence includes the following:
- the LOC100793576 gene encoding serine/threonine-protein kinase BSK2 produces MGCLHSKTAHLHSPEDPPTALPDSKKPDPGNGGDDVDQECQVPAFKEYGLIELRRATNEFSTDYIVSESGEKAPNVVYRGKLENNRLVAVKRFSKLSWPDAQQFMAEAAGVGKVRHKRLVNLIGCCAEGDERLLVAEYMPNDTLSKHLFHWDKQPLPWEMRVRVAYHVAQALDHCSLENRKIYHDLNAYRILFDEDGDPRLSSFGLMKNSRDGKSYSTNLAYTPPEFLRTGRIIPESVIYSYGTVLLDLLSGKHIPPSHALDLIRGKNVLLLMDSSLEGQYANDDATKLVELASKCLQFEARERPEIKFLLTAVAPLQKQKEVTSHVLMGLTKNTAVLPTMLSPLGKACARMDLTAVHDILLKTGYKDEEGAENELSFQEWTQQVQDILNTKKFGDIAFRDKDFKNAIEYYSKLVVMMSVPSATVFARRAFSYLMNDQAELALRDAMQAQVCIPDWPTAFYLQALALSKLGMETDAHDMLNDGAAFEAKRSNSWRG; encoded by the exons ATGGGTTGCTTACACTCCAAAACCGCACATCTTCACTCCCCTGAAGACCCTCCTACTGCCTTACCAGACTCCAAAAAACCCGATCCAG GGAATGGTGGTGATGATGTTGATCAAGAGTGTCAGGTTCCAGCATTCAAAGAGTATGGCCTGATTGAGCTTAGAAGGGCCACAAATGAGTTCAGCACAGATTACATTGTTTCTGAGAGTGGTGAGAAAGCTCCCAATGTGGTCTACAGAGGGAAGCTTGAGAACAATCGATTAGTTGCTGTGAAACGCTTCTCCAAACTCTCTTGGCCTGATGCTCAACAGTTCATG GCAGAGGCAGCTGGAGTTGGGAAAGTGAGGCACAAGAGACTGGTGAATCTAATTGGTTGTTGTGCTGAAGGAGATGAAAGGCTCTTGGTAGCTGAGTACATGCCAAATGATACTTTGTCCAAACATCTCTTTCACT GGGACAAGCAACCATTACCATGGGAAATGCGTGTCAGAGTTGCATACCATGTTGCCCAGGCACTAGATCATTGTAGCTTGGAAAACCGTAAAATATATCATGATCTGAATGCATATAGGATTCTTTTTGATGAG GATGGTGATCCACGCTTATCTAGTTTTGGGCTTATGAAAAATAGTCGAGATGGGAAAAGCTACAGTACTAATTTAGCTTATACTCCACCTGAATTTTTGCGAACAG GCAGGATAATCCCAGAGAGTGTGATCTACAGTTATGGAACTGTTCTTCTGGATCTTCTAAGTGGCAAGCATATTCCTCCAAGCCAT GCTTTGGACCTAATTAGAGGGAAAAATGTTTTGTTGTTGATGGACTCTTCTCTAGAAGGGCAATATGCAAATGATGATGCTACAAAGTTGGTTGAGCTTGCTTCAAAATGTCTTCAGTTTGAGGCCAGAGAACGGcctgaaattaaatttcttcttaCTGCTGTTGCGCCTCTTCAAAAGCAGAAAGag GTAACTTCTCATGTGTTAATGGGCTTAACTAAAAACACAGCAGTACTACCAACCATGCTTTCTCCTCTTGGAAAGGCTTGTGCAAGGATGGATCTCACTGCTGTGCATGATATATTGTTAAAAACAGGTTATAAAGATGAAGAAGGTGCAGAAAATGAG CTTTCATTCCAAGAATGGACACAACAAGTGCAAGATATCTTGAACACAAAAAAGTTTGGGGATATTGCATTCAGAGACAAGGATTTCAAAAATGCAATTGAGTATTACTCTAAG TTGGTGGTTATGATGTCTGTTCCTTCTGCTACTGTGTTTGCAAGGAGAGCCTTCTCCTACTTGATGAACGATCAAGCAGAACTGGCATTAAGGGATGCCATGCAAGCACAGGTATGCATACCGGATTGGCCAACTGCATTCTACCTGCAGGCTCTTGCTCTCTCAAAGCTGGGAATGGAAACTGATGCACATGACATGCTTAATGATGGGGCTGCCTTTGAAGCTAAGAGGTCTAACAGCTGGCGCGGTTAA